TCACATCGGTCGATGAACCCCAGTTGGCGTCAACCAGACAGCGCTCGACACGCAGCATAGCGCCGTCGTCACGCCGCCATTCCCGCCCCAGGTATTCACGGGTGAGCGATTCGAGGCCAGCATAAATTGCCCCTTCAAGGCCGCTAGCCTTGGTGGCGACGGTCAAGGTGCTGCGCGCATCTCGCAGTGTGAAGTAAGGTCGCTTCTGGTCAGGGAATGTGCCATAGTCAACAACGTAACCTGTGAAATCATCCTCCCAGGCTGACACCACGTAGAACAACAGTGTCGCCTGAACGTCAATGAACATGGTGAGGTGGTTACAGCCAATGGGTACTTCGGCTCGCTGCATTCGATTGAACTTGCTGGCGATCTGGTCGGCGGTCAGTTCGTCGGCATCGACCGTCGCCTCGGGCAAGGGTTCATTCTGGTACTCGGCGAAGAAGGCTGCTTCGTCCTGGAGCTTCAGGTTCATGGCGTGCTGGATAGCTGACAGCTCGTCGTGGTTGAACCGCTCGGGCCAAGCGATCACAGCCCCTTCGTCCATCGCGCTGCGGTTCTGCTCGTAGAACGCTGTCGCTTCGTCGCCACCATGCCCGTTGCGCAGGCTTTCGGCTCGCAGTTCGGCATACTTGGACCAGAGCTTTTCGTTGGTGGGGAACGCATAGACCATCTTGGTCCGCTCGCCATTCCATTCGGGATGCTTATCGCGCGACAGAATGTTGTCGGCCATGTCGCTGGGACGGATCACGGTGCAGGGCATGATCCCTGAAATCTTGTTGCCGGGGCCGGCCAAGCCGAGTACCGCGCCCGCCAGAATGCTTTCGCGTGTGGCGCACTGAGATAATGACCGCGCTGATTCGTCGGTTTGAGGATCGTCGAGCACAACCAACGTGGGACGCACCGTGCGGCCATCCGACCGCTTGTACTTCATGCCACGAATACGACCGGTGATGCCGGCCACCTTGATGATCGCCCCCGAGGCGATGCTGTCGGGCATTGTAGGCAAGACGATCTCGCGGGCGGTCCAGCCAATGTGGGTTCGCTCCCCTTTGTAAAGCTGACCATTGCAACGGTTGGCGATCCCATCAAGGGCCTGGATCGGATAGACCACCTCGGGGAAGTCTTCGAGTAGCAAGTCATTGCCGTCGAGTTCCATCTTGATCGACTCGAGCATGTCCATCGCATGCCCTTCGTCGGAACCGATCAAGCAGACGAACTCGCGGTGACCATAAAGCACCGCCCAGATGCAGGCGCACTCACAGATCGTGGTCTTGCCGCTGCCGCGCGGCATGGCCATCGCAAACAAGCCACCGCGTAGCACCGCCTGCTCGATCTTGGCGATCACCTTCAAGTGGTCGGGGGACCACGGCAGGTGAAATGTCAGCGGAAAGTAGGCGTCGCAGAAGTAACGAAAGCTCGACGCGGCCTGCGCCTTTCGCTCGGGATTGACGACCGCCGGCAGTTCGCCGATGTCACGACCAGCCAGGGCGATCGCCGCATTGCGAGCGCGAGCTCGGTCCTTGAGCGCGGCATAGGGATCGCCCGCCGCCTCGGGCTTCGGTGTGTGCCTCTGCTGCACGAGCCAAGCCGTGTAGCGCAGCAAGTCAACGTGGCGAGCGTCGCCAATGCGCAGGCCAGCGCGACTGCGATGGCGGTGCAATTGCCGTTCGTTGATCACTTCGCCCAGGGGCGTCGAGTTCAACAGTCGGCAGAGTTCCGAGGGTCGTAGCTTGCGCGGGTCAGTCGCCATGTGATTCTCCCGCGCTGCGCCCCATCTCTTTCGCCAACCACGCGGCGTAATGGACCAGATTGATCGTCCCGTCGCGGTTGGTCGGTGCCCCCTGGGCCAGATCTTCGCGCAGCATCGCCTCGGTTACTGCCCGTCCTCCGATTTTCGCCAACAGGCGCGCCGCATCTGCTAGCGCCAGCGCCGTGGGATCGATCCGTATCTGGGACGTTTCGCCAGACATGCGATTTCGGCTCCCCTAAAACGCCCCAGAAAAACCTGCCGAATTCAGCCAGAAAGCAGCGGAACTGCGCTTGAGCTGTGGCGCAACGCATGGCTCATGTGTGACTGTCCGCAGCGAACAACCGAACCACGCAACGGGAGACCAACGATGAACGCGAAAGACCGCAACAAGAAACCACGCCTGGAAGCGGAAGCTGCTTACGAGAATGCCCACCTGGTGGCGACCGACCTCCTGCAGTGCATCGGCGAACTGCTGCAAGACATGCCCGCGCCGGGGGACGACGAACACCCGATCGATTGGGGGCACGTTGGCAGCCTGTCGCACGTCAACGAGCTGTTGTCGCAGATCGTCTGCTTCCTGGGAAACGTCGACGAAGACGAGGTGTAAGCCGAAACGCGCTGCGCCAGCGCGTCGCCCGTGGATGGTTCCCCGGGCCTGAGGATGGCAGCCACACCATCGTCCACGAAACGAAGGAGACCGACCATGTCCCCGAAGAAAGCCCCTAAGGCGACCAATGCTGCGAAGCCCGCAGCCAAGAAGGCCAGCAAGCCAAAGGCCGAGGCGAAGCCCAAGAAGCTGAGCGCAATCGATGCAGCGGCCAAGGTGCTGGCTGGCGCGAAGGAACCGCTGACCACGAAGCAGCTGATCGAAGCGATGGGCTCGAAGGGCCTCTGGTCCAGCCCCGGCGGCAAGACGCCCCACGCCACCCTCTACAGCGCGATCCTGCGCGAGATCGCCACCAAGGGGAAGGAGGCCCGGTTCAAGAAGACCGAACGCGGGCACTTCGCCGCCAACGGGTAACGCCTTTGTCGTTTCCAATTCAATCCTCCTACGCCCCGGTTAACGCCGGGGTTTTCTCGTTGGTCGGCGGAAAATCGCTAGTAAAGCACGCTTGACTAGTCGCGGTTCTTAGGCAAGACTTCTTTACTAGCCAGTTCATTCGGTCAAGGGAGCTTAACCAGCGATGCCACGGACAACAGGTCGATACAAGATCACCCGCGCGGGAAATGAGGAGGTGCGGGCATTCATCCCATACCCGCTTCCACCCACGAAACCTGCTTTGGAAATAACCGGATCGCTTCACGAACAGAATGTGGCGGCGACGCTGGCCTTGGGCAAACTGTCCGTCGCCGCGCAGATGGTGCCGAGTGCCGATTGGTTTCTCTATGGCTTCGTTCGCAAGGAAGCGGTGATTTCGTCGCAGATCGAGGGAACGCAGGCCACGCTCACCGATGTGCTGGCCTACGAGACGACTGGGAAGAGCGACCGCCCCGATGATGTTGAAGAAATCTGTAATTACGTGAAAGCAATTACTTGGGCACGCAAGGAAATTGGTCGCTCCGGTGGCTTGCCTTTGAGTACGCGTCTGTTGTGCGAGGTCCACCGGCGCTTGATGCAAGGCGTCCGTGGCGAGGATAAACATCCCGGCGAAATCCGCACGTCGCAAAACTGGATTGGCGGCTCGCGTCCTGGCAACGCTGCGTATGTCCCGCCGCCACCGGAGGAGGTTCCCGATGCGCTCTCGGCCTTGGATCGATGGTGGCACAGCAGCGATTCTTTGCCGCCGATCGTGCGTGCCGGCCTGGCACATGCGCAATTCGAGACGATCCACCCCTTTCTGGATGGGAATGGGCGCGTTGGTCGCATGTCGATCACGTTGTTGATTGAACACTGGGGTCTGCTCTCGACGCCGCTGTTGTACTTGAGCCTCGCGTTTAAGCGCCGTCGCGATGAATATTACCGCCGCTTGACGGCGATTCGCCGGGAAGGCGATTGGGAGGGATGGACCGAGTTCTTTCTCGATTCGGTATGCGTTGCGGCGGACGACGGCGCCTTGATAGCACAGCGATTGTTCGCGCTGCTCAATCAAGATCGAGTGGCATTGCTGAAGCATGCCGGCACGACAATCCCGACCCTGCGATTGTTTGAGAAGCTGCCAAGTCATCCGATGGTTACGCTGCCTCAGGTCATGAAAGTCTTGGACACCACCAAGCCCACTGCGGCCAAGGCCATCGACGCACTGCAGCAGGCCCATGTGCTGGAAGAAATCACCGGCAAGCAACGCGATCGCGTATATGCCTACCAGCGCTATCTTGACCTGCTGACGAAAGAGACGGACTAGGTTCATGGGTTCACCAAATGGTGTGCACTAAATCGCTCCGACTGGCGGGCGTGAACATTTGCAGAGGCAACAACGACGGTAGCGTGCTTCGGCTCCCGCTTGTCCCACCGCCGGTGGCAGGACACGCACAACCAGCGCACTTTCAACGGGTCGTCATAATTGTCATGCGCGGCCTCAATCCGCCCTGTCGCGCCACAAGCCTCGCAGTGCGTCGCTCGTATTAAATGACCTGCGAGAACGTGGTAACGCACGAGACTTTGAGCGGACCGCGCCTTGGCGATCGTTTTGCGGATCGTGTTGCGGCCAGTGGATTGTGCAATCCTTTTGCAGGCGGATGAGCAAAACTGGCGCTTCCGGCGAGGCAGTGGGCCGAACATGCATCCGCAGACCGGGCAAACCGTAAAGGCTGGCCGTCGTTTGTTGCCTCCCTGTTTACCGCTGAGCAAGCGCCGTTGATCGAGGGGTTTCAAGACCTTGAGCGTCAACACGATAGGCCTCCTTTCCTGTGAACTTACACCAGCGATCGACGATCACATCCGCGTATAAGGCGTCTAGTTCCATTAAGTACGCGTGGCGACCCGTCTGCTCGGCGGCAATCAATGTGCTGCCGCTCCCGCCGAAGAGGTCGAGTACGTTTTCACCCGTGCGCGATGAGTACTGCATCGCCCGCACGGCAAGCTCAACCGGCTTCTCGGTGAGGTGGACCATCGACTGCGGATTGACCTTCTTGACGTGCCACAGATCGGTGGCGTTGTTGGGGCCGAGGTAAACGTGGGCTGCCCCTTCGCGCCAACCGTAGAAGGCAATCTCAAACGCGCCCATGAAATCTTTCCGCGTCAGCACGGGGTGCTGCTTGTCCCAAACGATGCCCTGCGAAAAGTACAGTTCATGCTTCTTGAGAAACGGCGGATAGTTTCCGAGGTTGGCGTAGCCACCCCAAATGTAAAAGCCTCGGCCTGGTGCCAGCACGCGCGCGAGGTTGCCGAACCACGCATCGAGCAGCTGGTCGAACTCGCCATCGGTCACAAAGTCGTTGACCAGCGGTCGATCTTTGGCCCGGAGTTTCTTCTGCGTCGGCTTCGACTTCTCAGGGTGGCGAGCGACGTCGAGGCTTTGGTGGTGCGTGGTGCCGGCGAATGATGACAACCCGGCCGCGATGGCGTTGTTGCTGCGGGGCTCGACTTTCACGTTGTAGGGCGGGTCGGTGTTCACCAAATGAATCACCGCGCCGTCGAGCAACCGATCGACGTCGGCGGCCTTGCTACTATCGCCACAGAGCAATCGGTGGTCCCCCAGCACCCACAGATCACCGGGTTGCGTTGTTGCTGCATCGGGAGGCGCCGGCACATCGTCTGGATCGCATAACCCATCCTTCAACGTCGGATCGAGCAGCTTGGCGAGCTCGTCCTGGTCGAAGCCGAGCAATCCCAGATCGAAGTTGCACTGCTGCAGGTCTGCCAGTTCGATCGGCAGCAGATCGTAGTTCCATTCGGCTAGCGACGCCGTCTGGTTGTCGGCGATCCGATAGGCTTTAATCTGCTCGGGCGTCAGGTCCTTCGCAATATGGACCGGCACCTGTTCCAAGCCGAGTTGCTGTGCCGCCTTGAAACGAGTGTGTCCGCAGATGATCACCCCTGCTTCGTCGACAACGATTGGTTGTCGAAAGCCGAATTCTTTGATGCTCGCGGCCACGGCCGCCACGGCATCATCGTTCAGTCGAGGGTTGTTGGGGTATGGTTTGATAACAGATAATGGTCGCAGTTCGATTTGCATGAGCGTCATTCCTTTTTCTTGGGAGCAGAATCATGGCCATAAGACCGACCGTTCCACCGGATGTTGAATTGCGTTGCGTGAAAAAAACGGATGGAACTTTCAATGCGGGTGGTTACGAAATCGGCAACCCAATTACCGATCCCCGATATCAGGTTTACAAAGGCACGTGCGCTGACATTCGGCGCGTTCACCAAACACTCGTAGATACCTATGGCGAGACGACTCCGATTAAAGTGGGGGCTGATTGCAGCGAGTGTTTGTTAGAAGACTTGCCGACTTAGTGTTCGGACGACGAAAACAAACTCTGCTCCCAATGGCGACTGTTCCCGCCGCCATCGGCGGACCGATGTCGCCCGGAAGTACCTATTGGCCCTGGCCTCCGCTGACCTTCCGTCTGCCAGTCTGGCACTCTCTGCCACTTTGGCACGCGCGCCGTGGGCCAACGTGTGGCGGCGTGTGGCGTTCGATTTCTGTTGCGACGAACCGGCCAACCATGCGCTCGTTGGCAATCGTGGGCCAACAGTGGCGACGACACGCCGCAGGCGCGCTGGTCCCGCGCTTCGTCCGCAAGGGCGCTGGGAGCGCGGTGGTGTCGGTGGTGGGTGGTCCGCCTATATATAGGCGGGACCACCACCGCCAACCCCTGCTGGTCTCGGCGCGCCGGACCATCACGGACCACCGGGACCACCGGCAGCGGGAAGTTGGTATCCGAGCTCCTCGCGCTTGTTCTTTTGCAATTTGCATGTGACGACTTTCCCTTCTTGCACTAGCGCATCCAGAACTGCCTGGATCGCCCTCGCTCCCACGCCTGCCGTATCGCGGATCACACGCGATGTCTCTCCAGCAGGAAACTTTTCGAGCGCGCTGAAGACCGCATGACGCTGCCGTTCCAGCTTGGCTTCGTGAACCAGTTGTTTGCGGTCATCGGCTGCTTCGCTGGCAGCGGTGATCCGCTCATGATGAGCCTCGAACGCGCTGATCACTTCCACCTGCCAGCGACGACCGGCCAGTTCCTGGCGCGTTCCCTCTTCGATGTTCAAACCCCACAATCCGCTATGCCCGGCGCTGCCACCGACCGACATCCACAATTCGTGATGCCCGCCCTGGTCCGGGTCGTAACGAGCGCGACGGTTGAGCAGCACCCACTGGCGCACGAATTCTTGAAAGCCAGCCCAGGCGATGTTTTCCAATTCGGCGGGTTCGTAGGGATCGGCGATGCTCTTCTTGAGGTGATGGCAGAGTAGTGGCGTGCAGCCGGTGGCTTGCGCAATGTCACCCAGCGACTTCAAAAACGCGCCGACGACAAACAAATTGCCCGCTTGGTCGGCCAATCCGAGCATCATCAAATACGTCGGGTCAAGAATCAGGACTTCGAGCTGGTGGTTGGTGATAAAGCGTTCCAGGGCTTGCACCTGTTCCGCTTTGCCGAGCTGCGGGACGGCGAACGACCAGAGAACATTGGTAAAATCGCGCAGGCGACCTTGTTTGGCCACCGCGATACGACGCGCGGTTTCCTGGATCGTGGCCGCACCGGATTCGCCCGACATTAATCCCACGCGCACTTCCTTCTCGGCCGCGAAGTGCCCCAGAAACCGACCTCCGGAAGCAAGGGAGAGGGCCAGGTCGATGCTGATGTTCGTCTTGAGTGTTTTTTTGGGGCCAGCGATTACCCCCGGTTGCCCGCGCACGAGAATGCCGTTGATGAGGTATTCGAGTTCGTACTCGTTGTCATCGAGTTGTTGGGAAGTGATGGCCTCAAACGCCAGCGGCTCGATGGCACCAGACGCTGAAACCAGTTGCTCCCAATGATTCTCGGCGATGGCTGTCGCTACCTGATCTGGCGCGTAGCGCGTGACATTCCCAGCAATTCGATCTACTTCGACCGGAGACAACGACGGAACGCATCGATCGCGATTGACTTGGGTCAGGGCTGCGATGATTTCCGCTTTCGACATCCCGACCCGACGCATCGAGCCTGCTAACCGAATCAAGGTGCCGTTACGCTGGCCGGCAGGAATGGGATTGACGTCCGAGTTGCCTCTCGCTGCAATTTGTGGCGAGATTTGACCTAATTGGTCAAGCTGAGAGGTGAGCCAGTCGGGCGGCAGGGGTAATCGGTCTGAAGGGACGTCGAGTTCCGAGCCTGCTATCCAGTGATAAGTCCCATCGGGCCGGCGGGACGGGGCCACGACGATATAGCCACCATCGGTGCGGGTATCGACCTGTGCCGCAAGTTGCCCCACCGTGCAACGCCAAGTAGCACCAGCAGGTTTACGGAACACGTAATGCCAACCGCCGCGTGGCGTTCGCGCCGTCGGCGCAATCGAAAGCTCGATCGCACGTTCGGGCGTCAGCCACGGATTGTTCTCACCGTCGACGTCAATCACCAGCAGCCCATCGGCTGCCAGCCCGATACAAGCCGAGGGGAATTGCCCCCACCAAGAGGCAATTTGATCGGGGTCGCACGATGCGTCTTTGAAGCCGTGTCGAGTGAGCGGCGCGGGGTTCAGGCCGTCTGCGCACGGAAACACGCGGTAACCGAGTTCGGCGTAGCGCTGCGCTGCCTCCAGCAGCCTGACCATGAAAACGCCCCCACTCGATACGTTCCCAATCGACTTGGCACAAGTGATTCCGCTACTGAATAACTTCCGCAATCGGTGGGCGGGATGCGCCACGGGGAGGGCAAAGAATATTTTTGCGAGTGGCTTTTTTTGACGCTTGTGATCGATACGCCAGACGCCTATAGTATCTGGCGTGATAGCTGTCAGGTCTATTTAATGGATTTATGGGCTAATTAAAACGGCGGTCCGCAATGCCTTTGCAGCCGAAAAAACGTGGCCCTAAGCCAAAACTTGGGATTACCCCTCCGCAGCGGCGAACGCTGTTGGAGATCGACCGTTACTGCCGTCGTCACCAATTCGCTCCAACGATCCAAGAACTCGCCGACTCGCTGGAGATTTCTCCAGCGAGCGTCCATGAACAAATCAACCAGCTGGTGCGCAAGGGTTACCTAAAACGCTCCGGAGGCAAGACCCGCGGCTTGGTTGTCCTCCGCAAGCCCCAGGACCACCCGTCTCGACTGGTCCCCATACCGCTCGTCGGCACCGTCGCGGCCGGATGGCCTTCCTGGTCCGAGGAAGACGTGCTCGGTGAAGTGCTCGTGGAGCAGGATTTAGCGGCGAGAGACCGTTGCTTCGCGCTCGCGGTGCGCGGAGAAAGCATGCGTTCAGCGGGAATCGGCGATGGGGACGTAGTGATTATTCGTCAGCAACCGCTGGCTGAGTGTGGCGACATTGTCGTGGCGCTGGTTGACGGTGAGGCAACCGTGAAGCGGCTGTTCCTGCAGGATCACACCATCGAATTGCAACCCGAAAGTCCATTGAAAAAATACCGGCCGATTCCGATTGGCCCAGAAACTGATTTTAGAATTGTTGGCAAGGTCGTGGCCGTTCGCGGTCGCCTCGCCACGAATTGAAACTTCGCTGAGCGAACTCCTTGAGGCGCTGGGCCTAAGCCGCTCGATTTGTTGACATCCGTTGAACCGTCTTCTCGTTCGCCCAGCCGTCCCCTCGTCCCGTTGCCTGTGATTCGGGTGCGCGCCTGCGCGGTGTGTTGAGCTGATCGAGAAAAGATTTTTATGGCGCATTCGATCGCTCGTTTGCGGATGTTTTCAAGTGAGGAAGTTGTGATGCACTGAGACAGGTGACTGATGACGGTGGATACCAAGGCACTGGATACCAAGGCATTGACGCCCGAGCGGCGTTGGCTGCTGGAACGGATGCACCAAACGAATCATGGCACGATGCACAACTTGATCGTTCGCGGCGGCGAGCCCGTGCTCGACCCGCCACCGAAGATCAGGCAAGCGTTCAAGCTGAGTGGTCAACGGAGTAAGCCGAGAACGATTTCGAGAGAGTTTGTGCTGAAGGATCAGCATGTCGAATTGTTCGAGTTGATGGAAAGCAAACAAAACGGAGTGATCTCGAAATTGGTGATCCAGGACGGGTTGCCGTTTCTCGCGGAATGGGATGTCGATTGAAGGCTTGAGGTCTTCGATCGAGAACAAGCTTCACAGATTTTTTTAGCCAGACAATTCGCCGACCGCCAAGCGGAAGCGATTGTGGGCGACGCCGACAACGGCAGCGCACACAGTCGATCCGCTGTTTTTGTTGGTGCCGCTCGCTAGCGCCTCCGCCAGCCAGGAGCACCAATATGCCCACTTTGCATGCGCCGGACGTCACCGATAAGGTGGCCACCCATTTCATTCGCAACGCCGCTCGAGCGCTCGTCGCCGACGGCAGTTTTCCGCGGTCGGACCTCGAGGACGTGATCCAGGACTTGCAACTGGCGCTGCTGGAACAGTCCGACAATTTCGATCCCGACCGCTCGCGCTGGTCGACGTTCGTCAAGCACGTCGTCCGGAATACAGCGATATCGCTGCGCCGACGCCAGCGAGCGCTTTGCCGCCAGGCCCAAGGGGAATTGTCATCGCTTAACGTGTTGATCGCAGATGGCGATGGGCACTTGATCGAATTTGAGGCCACGGTCGGCGAGGAAGAATTCCGCACGGGGCATGGGCAGGATTTCGTACCGCATCCCGAGCAGGTTGAGTTAGCGCTCGATCTCGCAGCCCTGCTCGGCACGCTCTCGGAAGAATTGCGAGAGATTTGCGAACTCCTCAAGCTCCTCACGCCGACCGAGGCGCGCCGCGAATTGGAAATCTCGCGGACCACGATGGACCGCCGTCTGGTCGCGTTACGGGAGCTGTTTCGTGCCGCGGGCGTCGCTCCGCAGGACTGAAGCGGACGTCGCCGGTCTTTGGCAAGGTTCTCCCACTTGTTCGCGAGAGTTCTCATGTCAGATGCAGTTGCACAATTTGCTCCGACCGATGTGCTTGTCCATGAACCGGCGGAGGTTTACCACGCCAAGCGGGGCGAGTATCTCACGAGCCATTTGCTGGGGGACTTTCGCCGTTGTCCACAGCTTTACTTCCGCCGGCGAGCTGGGCTGATTTCCGACGAGAGCCGCCCCGCGTACCTGGTGGGGCGCGCTGCGCACGCGCTCATTCTGGAAGGGAAGGACGTGTTTCAAAACACGTTTGCCGTGGGAGGACCGATCAATCCGAAAACTGGCCAACCCTACGGGCCGACCACCAAGGCGTTCAGCGATTGGGCGGCGACGCAATCCAAGGAAATCCTCTCCGCCGAACAGTTATCTCTAGTTACGCGCATGGCCGAGAGCGTCGGTCGCCACGAATTGGCGAGCGAGTTACTGTCGGATGGTATCGCCGAAGGGGTGGTGCGAACGGATTACTGCGGCGTCCCTTGTCAAATCCGCATCGATTGGCTCGCTCCTCATCGTGCGCTGTGCGACCTGAAAACGGTCGACAGCATCGACTACTTCGAGGCCGACGCGCGGCGTTATGGCTACTGTCACCAAGTGGCATTTTATCTCGCCGTGCTGCGCCAGCGGATTGGGCTTTGGATGCCGGCGTATTTCATTGCCGTCGAAAAGCGAGAACCGTTCCGCACCGGTGTGTGGCGCATCGCGGACGAAGTGCTCCAACATGCGGTCGGTGAAAACGAAGCGGCCATCCGACGGCTGCGGCAGTGTGCGTCCACCGGGCACTGGCCCACCGGCTATGAGGAGCAACGTTTCTTTGACTACCTGTGAACTGCTGGCAACGCGTGACAGGTGTGGCGGGCAAACACCTATCTTGCTCTCGCGAGCCGTGCCGAATCAGCCGCCTTTCGCGGTTGCCAGCAACTTAATTACCTGCCACCGAACACCGATTTGACCCAACGATCAAACGAAAGGATAGCCAACATGGGACAATTACCACACGTCTTAAGCGGTCGCGTTGCCTCTCCCCCACGCCTGCTGGTCTATGGCACCGAGGGAATCGGCAAGTCAACACTCGCGGCCCGAGCTCCTCAGCCTGTCTTTATTCAAACCGAAGATGGTTTGGGGGAAATCGACTGCCATCGGTTTCCCTTGTCACAATCGTTCGCCGACGTGCAAGGATCGCTCACCGATTTGTGCAATGAGCCGCACGACTATCAAACAGTCGTGATTGATTCCCTCGATTGGTTGGAACGACTGATCTGGGATGCGATTTGCCAAGACTACGGCGCGAAATCGATCGAGAAGGTCGACGGCGGCTACGGCAAGGGGTACGTCTACGCGCTCACCCCCTGGCGGCAATTGATCGACCAGCTCAGCGTACTGCATCGCCAGCGTTCGATGGCGGTGATTCTCATCGCGCACGCCAAGGTCGAAAAATTCGACGACCCCGAGTCGAGTCCTTACGACCGCTATTCTCCCCGCTTGCACAAACATGCGGCGGCGTTGCTCACCGAATGGTGCGACGCGGTGCTGTTTGCCTCGCGTCGCTTGCGCACCCAAACCGAGGACGCCGGCTTCGGCCGCAAGCGGACCATCGCTCACGCGATTGGCAAGGATGGTGGCGAGCGCATTCTGCGCACGGTTGGCG
This genomic window from Planctomycetota bacterium contains:
- a CDS encoding ATP-binding protein; this translates as MGQLPHVLSGRVASPPRLLVYGTEGIGKSTLAARAPQPVFIQTEDGLGEIDCHRFPLSQSFADVQGSLTDLCNEPHDYQTVVIDSLDWLERLIWDAICQDYGAKSIEKVDGGYGKGYVYALTPWRQLIDQLSVLHRQRSMAVILIAHAKVEKFDDPESSPYDRYSPRLHKHAAALLTEWCDAVLFASRRLRTQTEDAGFGRKRTIAHAIGKDGGERILRTVGGPSCVAKNRYNLDGELPLDWNALLAGITSSAAMNV
- a CDS encoding PD-(D/E)XK nuclease-like domain-containing protein, giving the protein MSDAVAQFAPTDVLVHEPAEVYHAKRGEYLTSHLLGDFRRCPQLYFRRRAGLISDESRPAYLVGRAAHALILEGKDVFQNTFAVGGPINPKTGQPYGPTTKAFSDWAATQSKEILSAEQLSLVTRMAESVGRHELASELLSDGIAEGVVRTDYCGVPCQIRIDWLAPHRALCDLKTVDSIDYFEADARRYGYCHQVAFYLAVLRQRIGLWMPAYFIAVEKREPFRTGVWRIADEVLQHAVGENEAAIRRLRQCASTGHWPTGYEEQRFFDYL
- a CDS encoding Fic family protein; translated protein: MPRTTGRYKITRAGNEEVRAFIPYPLPPTKPALEITGSLHEQNVAATLALGKLSVAAQMVPSADWFLYGFVRKEAVISSQIEGTQATLTDVLAYETTGKSDRPDDVEEICNYVKAITWARKEIGRSGGLPLSTRLLCEVHRRLMQGVRGEDKHPGEIRTSQNWIGGSRPGNAAYVPPPPEEVPDALSALDRWWHSSDSLPPIVRAGLAHAQFETIHPFLDGNGRVGRMSITLLIEHWGLLSTPLLYLSLAFKRRRDEYYRRLTAIRREGDWEGWTEFFLDSVCVAADDGALIAQRLFALLNQDRVALLKHAGTTIPTLRLFEKLPSHPMVTLPQVMKVLDTTKPTAAKAIDALQQAHVLEEITGKQRDRVYAYQRYLDLLTKETD
- a CDS encoding ParB N-terminal domain-containing protein: MQIELRPLSVIKPYPNNPRLNDDAVAAVAASIKEFGFRQPIVVDEAGVIICGHTRFKAAQQLGLEQVPVHIAKDLTPEQIKAYRIADNQTASLAEWNYDLLPIELADLQQCNFDLGLLGFDQDELAKLLDPTLKDGLCDPDDVPAPPDAATTQPGDLWVLGDHRLLCGDSSKAADVDRLLDGAVIHLVNTDPPYNVKVEPRSNNAIAAGLSSFAGTTHHQSLDVARHPEKSKPTQKKLRAKDRPLVNDFVTDGEFDQLLDAWFGNLARVLAPGRGFYIWGGYANLGNYPPFLKKHELYFSQGIVWDKQHPVLTRKDFMGAFEIAFYGWREGAAHVYLGPNNATDLWHVKKVNPQSMVHLTEKPVELAVRAMQYSSRTGENVLDLFGGSGSTLIAAEQTGRHAYLMELDALYADVIVDRWCKFTGKEAYRVDAQGLETPRSTALAQR
- a CDS encoding phage terminase large subunit family protein; amino-acid sequence: MATDPRKLRPSELCRLLNSTPLGEVINERQLHRHRSRAGLRIGDARHVDLLRYTAWLVQQRHTPKPEAAGDPYAALKDRARARNAAIALAGRDIGELPAVVNPERKAQAASSFRYFCDAYFPLTFHLPWSPDHLKVIAKIEQAVLRGGLFAMAMPRGSGKTTICECACIWAVLYGHREFVCLIGSDEGHAMDMLESIKMELDGNDLLLEDFPEVVYPIQALDGIANRCNGQLYKGERTHIGWTAREIVLPTMPDSIASGAIIKVAGITGRIRGMKYKRSDGRTVRPTLVVLDDPQTDESARSLSQCATRESILAGAVLGLAGPGNKISGIMPCTVIRPSDMADNILSRDKHPEWNGERTKMVYAFPTNEKLWSKYAELRAESLRNGHGGDEATAFYEQNRSAMDEGAVIAWPERFNHDELSAIQHAMNLKLQDEAAFFAEYQNEPLPEATVDADELTADQIASKFNRMQRAEVPIGCNHLTMFIDVQATLLFYVVSAWEDDFTGYVVDYGTFPDQKRPYFTLRDARSTLTVATKASGLEGAIYAGLESLTREYLGREWRRDDGAMLRVERCLVDANWGSSTDVIYQFCRQSAHAGVVMPSHGRFVGASSQPFSEYKRKPGDRIGHNWRMPNVNGKRAVRHVIFDTNFWKTFVHARLAVPMGDRGCLS
- a CDS encoding winged helix-turn-helix domain-containing protein; the protein is MSPKKAPKATNAAKPAAKKASKPKAEAKPKKLSAIDAAAKVLAGAKEPLTTKQLIEAMGSKGLWSSPGGKTPHATLYSAILREIATKGKEARFKKTERGHFAANG
- the lexA gene encoding repressor LexA → MPLQPKKRGPKPKLGITPPQRRTLLEIDRYCRRHQFAPTIQELADSLEISPASVHEQINQLVRKGYLKRSGGKTRGLVVLRKPQDHPSRLVPIPLVGTVAAGWPSWSEEDVLGEVLVEQDLAARDRCFALAVRGESMRSAGIGDGDVVIIRQQPLAECGDIVVALVDGEATVKRLFLQDHTIELQPESPLKKYRPIPIGPETDFRIVGKVVAVRGRLATN
- a CDS encoding bifunctional DNA primase/polymerase, coding for MVRLLEAAQRYAELGYRVFPCADGLNPAPLTRHGFKDASCDPDQIASWWGQFPSACIGLAADGLLVIDVDGENNPWLTPERAIELSIAPTARTPRGGWHYVFRKPAGATWRCTVGQLAAQVDTRTDGGYIVVAPSRRPDGTYHWIAGSELDVPSDRLPLPPDWLTSQLDQLGQISPQIAARGNSDVNPIPAGQRNGTLIRLAGSMRRVGMSKAEIIAALTQVNRDRCVPSLSPVEVDRIAGNVTRYAPDQVATAIAENHWEQLVSASGAIEPLAFEAITSQQLDDNEYELEYLINGILVRGQPGVIAGPKKTLKTNISIDLALSLASGGRFLGHFAAEKEVRVGLMSGESGAATIQETARRIAVAKQGRLRDFTNVLWSFAVPQLGKAEQVQALERFITNHQLEVLILDPTYLMMLGLADQAGNLFVVGAFLKSLGDIAQATGCTPLLCHHLKKSIADPYEPAELENIAWAGFQEFVRQWVLLNRRARYDPDQGGHHELWMSVGGSAGHSGLWGLNIEEGTRQELAGRRWQVEVISAFEAHHERITAASEAADDRKQLVHEAKLERQRHAVFSALEKFPAGETSRVIRDTAGVGARAIQAVLDALVQEGKVVTCKLQKNKREELGYQLPAAGGPGGP
- a CDS encoding sigma-70 family RNA polymerase sigma factor, whose protein sequence is MPTLHAPDVTDKVATHFIRNAARALVADGSFPRSDLEDVIQDLQLALLEQSDNFDPDRSRWSTFVKHVVRNTAISLRRRQRALCRQAQGELSSLNVLIADGDGHLIEFEATVGEEEFRTGHGQDFVPHPEQVELALDLAALLGTLSEELREICELLKLLTPTEARRELEISRTTMDRRLVALRELFRAAGVAPQD